TGTCCGGCTACGGTCCTGTCTCTGTGGACCGTGCCGGGGCGGTGGTCCGCCAAAGCGGCGGAAGAAATGTGCTGGTGATGGCGCTTCCGCGAGCCGTGGCACCGTGTGTCACGTGGCGTGGTAGCACCGATTCCGGAGCGTGCCCGGCGACCGGCTCAGTGTCCGCATACGTCGTACTGCCCAGGTACGGCGTACGGAACACGGAGTGGCTCGGGAGGCTCCCGGAAGAATGTCTGTCCCGGACGGGGACACGAAGCACCTCGCCATGGTGGGGTCGGGTGCAGACTTGAGATTAACACTACCGGATCCAATAAACATTCCCCCTCTCCAAATCCGGCAACCGTGTCTCAGGCCGCGAGCGGCAGCACGCTCGCGCCGTGCGTGTCGAGGTCCAGCCGGTTGGCGGCCCAGCCCGCACCGGCGAGGTGGGACACCTTGTCGGCGCTGTCGGTGTCGGCCAGGGCCAGCACGGTGGGTCCGGCGCCGGAGATGACGGCGGGGACGCCGTCGGCGCGCAGCCGCTCCACCAGCGCGGCGCTCTCCGGCATGGCCGGGGCGCGGTACTCCTGGTGCAGGCGGTCCTCGGTGGCGGGCAGCAGCAGCTCGGGGCGCCTGGTCAGGGCCTCGACGAGCAGGGCGGCGCGGCCCGCGTTGGCGGCGGCGTCGACGTGCGGCACGGTGCGCGGCAGCAGACCGCGGGCGGTCTCGGTCAGGACCGGCCTGCCGGGCACGAAAACCACCGGAACGATGGAACGGTCGGGCTTCATCCTGATCGCCCGGGCGGCGCCGGACTCCATCCAGGAGAGGGTGAAACCGCCGAGCAGACAGGCCGCCACGTTGTCCGGGTGGCCCTCGATCTCGGTGGCCAGTTCCAGCAGCGCGGCGTCGTCGAGGCGGGACTCGCCGCCTATGGTCACCGCGCGCGCGGCGACGATGCCGGCGCAGATGGCGGCGGAGGAGGAGCCGAGGCCCCGGCCGTGCGGAATGCGGTTGGCGCAGACGATCTCCAGGCCGCGGGGCTGCCCGCCGAGCAGGCCGAAGGCGGTGCGCAGGGCGCGGACGAGGAGGTGGTCCTCGTCACGCGGGAGGGTCTCGCTGCCCTCGCCCGCGATGTCGATGTGCAGCCCGGAGTCGGCCACCCGGACGACCACGTCGTCGTAGAGCCCCAGCGCGAGGCCCAGGGCGTCGAAACCCGGACCGAGGTTGGCGCTGGTGGCGGGAACGCGCACCCGGACGGCGGCGGCGCGGAACGCTGGACCGGCCATCGCTCGTTGACTCTCCTTGAGCTGCGTGACTGTCGAACGGCGCTCGTTGGGACCGATGGTCGTTCGATGGACTTCCGATGACGTACGGGGACCCGCCGGGCTGCGGGGACGGCGCGGCGCCGCACGCGGGGCATGTGTGGTGGGCGGGTTCGCCCCAGCCTATCGAAGGAAGGTTCCGCGGCGACATAGGGCGCACAGGAGGCGCACGATGCGTGTCGCCATGCCTCCTGTGCCCCCTGCCGGGGACCTTCCCGGTTTCCGGGGCGGCGCGCTCTCAGGCGAGGCCGAGGCGCTCGGCCGCGGTGGCCGCGTCGACCGGGACGGTGACGGGCTGCGGGGCGCCGGCGACGGCCCAGTCGGGGTCCTTCAGGCCGTTGCCGGTGACGGTGCACACGATGCGCTGCCCCGGGTCGACCCCGCCCTGCTCGGCGGCCTTGAGCAGACCGGCCACGGAGGCGGCGGAGGCGGGCTCCACGAAGACGCCCTCCTGAGCGGCCAACAGCCGGTAGGCGCGCAGGATCTCGCGGTCCGTCACCTCGTCGATGACGCCGTCGGACTCGTCCCGCGCGGCCAGCGCCTGGCTCCAGGAGGCCGGGTTGCCGATGCGGATCGCGGTGGCGATGGTCGAGGGGTCCTTGACCACCTCGCCGCGCACGATCGGGGCGCTGCCGGAGGCCTGGAAGCCCCACATGCGGGGCGTCCGGGCGGCGACGCCGTCGGCGGCGTACTCCCGGTAACCCTTCCAGTAGGCCGTGATGTTGCCCGCGTTGCCGACCGGGA
This is a stretch of genomic DNA from Streptomyces sp. TG1A-8. It encodes these proteins:
- the thrB gene encoding homoserine kinase is translated as MAGPAFRAAAVRVRVPATSANLGPGFDALGLALGLYDDVVVRVADSGLHIDIAGEGSETLPRDEDHLLVRALRTAFGLLGGQPRGLEIVCANRIPHGRGLGSSSAAICAGIVAARAVTIGGESRLDDAALLELATEIEGHPDNVAACLLGGFTLSWMESGAARAIRMKPDRSIVPVVFVPGRPVLTETARGLLPRTVPHVDAAANAGRAALLVEALTRRPELLLPATEDRLHQEYRAPAMPESAALVERLRADGVPAVISGAGPTVLALADTDSADKVSHLAGAGWAANRLDLDTHGASVLPLAA